In one Thermococcus sp. genomic region, the following are encoded:
- a CDS encoding translation initiation factor IF-2B subunit alpha (eIF-2BA; catalyzes the binding of GTP to IF2), protein MIPHEVQLILSEMEAERIRGASWLARKGAETYVLLSELLEGDELKRALEELREKLPAINRTMASLYNLVRFIPITGDPELVRLKAEEFIRIGNEARTEIGNIGSELIDENEVVITHSFSSAVLEILKVAKKKDKAFRVILTESAPDYEGIALAGELERLKIPFEVITDAQLGISAKNATLALVGADNITQDGAVVNKAGTYPLALACHDSGVPFYVAAESFKLHPKLKGDEVEIVERSYTRQGFRVRNRLFDVTPWRYVRGIITEFGVLIPPKEI, encoded by the coding sequence ATGATTCCCCATGAGGTGCAGTTGATACTCAGCGAAATGGAGGCGGAGCGAATACGGGGTGCCAGCTGGCTGGCTAGAAAAGGTGCCGAGACGTACGTTCTCCTTTCGGAGCTCCTCGAAGGGGACGAACTGAAGAGGGCACTGGAAGAGTTGAGGGAGAAACTTCCGGCCATCAACAGGACCATGGCGTCTCTCTACAACCTGGTCAGGTTCATCCCGATAACAGGGGACCCCGAGCTGGTCAGGTTGAAAGCCGAGGAGTTCATCCGCATAGGGAATGAAGCCAGGACAGAAATAGGAAACATCGGAAGCGAGCTTATTGACGAGAATGAGGTGGTAATAACGCATTCCTTCTCATCCGCGGTTCTGGAGATACTCAAGGTGGCGAAGAAGAAAGATAAAGCCTTCAGGGTAATCCTAACAGAGAGCGCCCCGGACTATGAGGGAATTGCACTAGCTGGTGAGTTGGAGCGTCTGAAGATACCTTTTGAGGTCATCACCGACGCTCAGCTTGGCATCTCCGCCAAAAACGCGACCCTGGCCTTGGTGGGAGCTGACAATATTACCCAGGATGGTGCGGTCGTGAACAAGGCCGGGACGTATCCCCTCGCCCTCGCCTGTCACGACAGTGGTGTTCCGTTCTACGTGGCGGCGGAGAGCTTCAAACTCCACCCGAAGCTGAAGGGTGATGAGGTTGAGATAGTTGAGAGATCGTACACCAGACAGGGGTTCAGGGTCAGAAACCGCCTGTTCGACGTGACCCCTTGGAGGTACGTCAGGGGGATAATAACGGAGTTTGGAGTTCTCATACCTCCAAAAGAGATCTAA
- a CDS encoding phosphorylating glyceraldehyde-3-phosphate dehydrogenase, translating into MKVKVGINGYGTIGKRVAYAVMRQDDMKLMGVTKTRPDFEAYRAKELGIPVYAASEEFLLRFEKADFDVVGTLGDLLEKVDVIVDATPGGMGARNKALYEKTGVKAIFQGGEKATTAEVSFVAQANYEKALGKDYVRVVSCNTTGLTRTLSAIQEYVDHVYAVMIRRAADPNDTRRGPVNAITPGVTVPSHHGPDVQTVIPINIETSAFIVPTTLMHVHSIMVDLKKPVEAKDIIDIFEDTTRVLLFEKEKGFESTAQLIEFARDLHREWNNLYEIAVWRESVNVRGNRLFYIQAVHQESDVVPENIDAIRAMFEMAEKWDSIRRTNESLGIVG; encoded by the coding sequence ATGAAGGTGAAGGTTGGAATTAACGGTTACGGGACGATAGGAAAGCGAGTCGCTTACGCCGTCATGAGGCAGGATGATATGAAGCTCATGGGCGTTACCAAGACGAGGCCGGACTTTGAGGCTTACCGCGCGAAGGAGCTCGGAATCCCGGTCTACGCCGCTAGCGAGGAGTTCCTGTTGAGGTTTGAAAAGGCCGATTTTGATGTTGTCGGAACGCTCGGCGATTTGCTCGAAAAGGTTGATGTCATCGTTGACGCCACCCCCGGCGGTATGGGGGCTAGAAACAAGGCCCTCTACGAGAAGACCGGCGTCAAGGCGATTTTCCAGGGCGGCGAGAAGGCTACCACCGCGGAGGTTTCCTTCGTGGCCCAGGCCAACTACGAGAAGGCCCTCGGAAAAGACTACGTCCGCGTCGTCTCCTGCAACACCACGGGCCTTACCAGAACGCTCTCGGCCATTCAGGAGTACGTCGACCACGTCTACGCGGTCATGATTCGCCGTGCAGCAGACCCAAACGACACCAGGCGCGGGCCTGTGAACGCGATAACCCCTGGCGTTACCGTTCCCTCGCACCACGGCCCCGACGTGCAGACGGTGATTCCGATTAACATCGAAACGAGTGCCTTCATCGTTCCAACCACGCTAATGCACGTCCACAGCATCATGGTCGACCTGAAGAAGCCGGTGGAGGCAAAGGACATCATCGATATCTTCGAGGACACCACACGCGTTCTCCTCTTTGAGAAGGAGAAGGGATTTGAGAGCACGGCACAGCTTATAGAGTTCGCCCGCGACCTGCACCGCGAGTGGAACAACCTATACGAGATTGCCGTCTGGAGGGAGAGTGTAAACGTGAGGGGAAACAGGCTCTTCTACATCCAGGCGGTCCACCAGGAGAGCGACGTCGTTCCGGAGAACATAGACGCGATAAGGGCGATGTTCGAGATGGCAGAGAAGTGGGATAGCATAAGGAGGACGAACGAGAGCCTGGGGATTGTGGGGTAG
- a CDS encoding ATP-binding cassette domain-containing protein, whose product MIVEAENLGVSYGGTWGIRDLTFKAKTDRLALIGHNGSGKTTLLSILSGIRHPTIGRAMINGREPYERKDKWVAIRYSFEKPQFRIPVKVRDLVEVLQTNPRCPRVDEFIEALGIIQFLDGRIDSLSSGQAQLCNLLVALSCDSEVVVLDEPTAHLDSYRAGIVDELISKKKGVIIATHDFEEGEAVADYFLILREGRLVWSGTRRELFSNDVYEVTLVETGGQLPFKTLYRFGATLIVKADGDELVDMLFKGIIAGFKRAGLRYAYAKSS is encoded by the coding sequence ATGATCGTCGAGGCTGAGAATCTTGGCGTGAGCTATGGTGGGACATGGGGGATAAGGGATCTCACCTTCAAAGCTAAGACTGACAGACTGGCCCTTATTGGACATAACGGAAGCGGAAAGACCACTCTCCTTTCTATTCTTTCTGGAATAAGACATCCAACCATTGGACGAGCTATGATAAATGGGCGGGAACCATACGAACGAAAAGATAAGTGGGTTGCTATAAGGTACTCATTTGAAAAACCCCAGTTCAGAATTCCCGTTAAAGTGCGTGATCTCGTGGAGGTGCTCCAGACAAATCCACGATGTCCACGAGTAGATGAGTTCATTGAAGCCCTTGGGATAATCCAGTTCCTTGATGGGCGGATAGACTCTCTCTCCAGTGGACAGGCACAGCTCTGCAATCTGCTGGTGGCACTCTCATGCGACTCTGAAGTCGTTGTACTTGATGAACCTACGGCTCATCTTGACTCGTACCGGGCCGGTATCGTGGATGAGCTGATATCTAAGAAGAAGGGAGTCATAATAGCCACCCACGACTTTGAGGAAGGTGAAGCCGTGGCCGACTACTTTTTAATCCTAAGAGAGGGAAGGCTGGTTTGGTCGGGAACAAGAAGGGAACTTTTCTCGAACGACGTTTATGAAGTAACTCTAGTTGAAACAGGGGGGCAACTGCCGTTTAAAACCCTCTACCGCTTTGGGGCAACGTTGATCGTAAAGGCTGACGGAGATGAGCTGGTGGATATGCTGTTCAAAGGGATCATAGCTGGATTCAAACGGGCAGGGTTGCGCTATGCTTACGCGAAAAGCAGTTAA
- a CDS encoding DUF4350 domain-containing protein — translation MKRWALVVAVILVLSMVPVWALKPVGAQMEYTTKTVIMNATADTWIAESGYVDHKTWRLAVGTYYGKEERTYVKFDLRKYIPPSAVVIKATLILHAYNHYGTLPHNVSVYGVYDDNWSEKSLRWYNQPANVTGPLSWTVISLPKGNVNHDYSWNVTEFVAGQVPGDGVVSFYLHSNLSHVHTKDYIYFASRENKYNPDPRLVVEYYVPISITGLKTSRPAIEGHPVTITVTVKNSGKGTQNAPLRIYVDDQLVFNNSVTLYPGKSETFNYKWLPASTGVHRIQVRIGSYDLRYGDVWVAPDPNVVAYGLTPYYERFYNEEMANLTPLYENFTATVNALKQYGVDFGDLAPSIQRIENLMKEMERQYGIYNALKRSLLVQNPNQISYYYAVMIHIRKAAFMSREVLKEIEYVMPYLTSTLEEIEATTQPPASQNQTNTTGNQTNSGGARNGTSVAPSNQSNVMPSTNITIHITRVLVDAGHGQYYVNDVGVANLTARIKNELGWEVNVTQLPLTPDVLKDYDVVILLNPKEDLTSGEINALREFVENGGGLFIAGDWYKYVNLESLNALVNGYGIKFNDDELEDDDQNSGRSYYPFVGVYNTDHPAMKFMSDGWKMYYSGDTLDVSGNAVWLVRAYDTAYSIDASKNVVNAKGSEPVIAAAVEVGRGRVIAYGSSRALSDSYHGKYLASNWPFIKGALMWLIHEN, via the coding sequence ATGAAGAGATGGGCACTAGTTGTGGCAGTCATTTTAGTCCTGAGTATGGTACCCGTGTGGGCGCTTAAACCGGTTGGTGCCCAGATGGAGTACACAACTAAGACCGTAATCATGAACGCCACGGCGGATACGTGGATAGCGGAGAGCGGTTATGTGGACCATAAGACATGGAGACTGGCCGTCGGAACGTATTACGGGAAGGAGGAGAGAACGTACGTTAAATTCGACCTGCGCAAGTACATCCCGCCCTCGGCGGTGGTCATAAAGGCTACCCTCATACTCCACGCCTACAACCACTACGGAACCCTCCCTCACAACGTAAGCGTTTACGGTGTCTACGATGACAACTGGAGCGAGAAATCACTTAGATGGTACAACCAGCCAGCCAACGTGACCGGTCCCCTCTCATGGACTGTTATAAGCCTTCCCAAGGGCAACGTAAACCACGACTACAGCTGGAACGTTACGGAGTTTGTCGCTGGCCAAGTGCCGGGTGACGGTGTAGTCAGCTTCTACCTCCACTCAAACCTCAGCCACGTTCACACCAAGGACTACATATACTTCGCATCCAGAGAGAACAAGTACAACCCAGATCCAAGGCTCGTGGTGGAGTATTACGTGCCTATAAGCATAACTGGACTCAAGACTTCTAGACCCGCAATAGAGGGTCATCCTGTGACCATAACCGTAACCGTTAAGAACAGTGGAAAAGGTACTCAAAACGCCCCATTACGCATTTACGTGGATGATCAGCTCGTCTTCAACAACTCCGTAACACTCTATCCTGGAAAGAGTGAGACTTTTAACTACAAGTGGCTTCCCGCCTCAACCGGGGTCCACAGGATCCAGGTTAGGATAGGGTCCTACGATCTCAGGTACGGGGACGTGTGGGTTGCTCCCGACCCGAACGTGGTAGCCTACGGCCTCACCCCCTACTACGAGAGGTTCTACAATGAAGAAATGGCCAACCTCACCCCGCTCTACGAGAACTTCACTGCAACCGTCAACGCCCTCAAACAGTACGGGGTTGATTTCGGGGACCTTGCCCCCAGCATCCAGAGGATAGAGAACCTGATGAAAGAGATGGAGAGGCAGTACGGAATATACAACGCCCTCAAGAGGAGCCTTCTTGTCCAGAATCCCAATCAGATAAGCTACTACTACGCCGTCATGATACACATAAGAAAAGCCGCGTTCATGAGCAGGGAGGTCCTCAAGGAGATCGAGTACGTCATGCCCTACCTCACCTCCACCCTTGAGGAGATAGAAGCCACAACGCAGCCGCCTGCTTCCCAGAACCAGACCAACACCACCGGAAATCAGACGAACAGCGGCGGGGCCCGAAACGGAACCAGCGTTGCGCCTTCCAACCAGAGCAACGTGATGCCCTCCACCAACATCACGATTCATATAACCCGTGTCCTCGTGGACGCAGGCCACGGTCAGTACTACGTCAACGACGTCGGTGTTGCCAACCTCACCGCAAGGATAAAGAATGAGCTCGGGTGGGAAGTCAACGTTACCCAACTGCCCCTTACCCCCGACGTCCTCAAGGACTACGACGTTGTTATACTGCTCAACCCCAAGGAGGACCTCACCAGTGGGGAGATAAACGCCCTGAGGGAGTTTGTTGAAAACGGTGGCGGTCTCTTCATAGCCGGTGACTGGTACAAGTACGTTAACCTTGAGAGTCTCAACGCGCTGGTCAATGGGTACGGTATCAAGTTCAACGACGATGAGCTCGAGGATGACGATCAGAACAGCGGCCGGTCGTACTATCCGTTCGTTGGGGTATACAACACGGACCACCCGGCGATGAAGTTCATGTCGGACGGATGGAAGATGTACTATAGTGGGGACACCCTTGATGTGAGCGGAAACGCGGTCTGGCTGGTCAGGGCATACGACACTGCGTACTCCATAGATGCAAGCAAGAACGTCGTTAACGCCAAGGGAAGCGAGCCCGTTATCGCTGCCGCGGTGGAAGTCGGAAGAGGCAGGGTGATAGCTTACGGTTCCAGTAGGGCGCTCAGCGACAGCTACCACGGTAAATACCTAGCCAGCAACTGGCCTTTCATAAAAGGCGCTTTAATGTGGCTTATCCATGAGAACTGA
- a CDS encoding DUF167 domain-containing protein: MSAKFLKETKDGTILLVYVQPKAKRNEIEGVDEWRGRLKVKIKAPPVDGKANKELVKFLSKVLGAEVKLARGETSREKDLVVKDLKIDEVRRRMGV; this comes from the coding sequence ATGAGCGCGAAGTTCCTGAAGGAGACCAAGGACGGGACGATTCTACTCGTTTACGTCCAGCCAAAGGCGAAGAGGAACGAGATTGAAGGCGTTGATGAGTGGCGCGGGCGTTTGAAGGTCAAAATCAAGGCCCCGCCCGTAGATGGAAAGGCAAACAAAGAACTCGTAAAGTTCCTCTCAAAGGTTCTCGGTGCGGAGGTTAAGCTCGCCAGGGGTGAGACGAGCAGGGAGAAGGATCTGGTGGTTAAGGATCTTAAGATTGATGAAGTGAGGAGAAGGATGGGGGTATAA
- a CDS encoding LSm family protein, producing the protein MAERPLDVIHKSLDKDVLVLLKRGSEFRGKLIGYDIHLNIVLADADLIQEGEVVKKYGKIVIRGDNVLAISPVELE; encoded by the coding sequence ATGGCGGAAAGACCACTTGACGTTATACACAAGTCCCTCGATAAGGATGTCCTCGTGCTCCTCAAGAGGGGTTCGGAGTTTAGGGGTAAGCTTATCGGTTATGACATACACCTGAACATAGTCCTCGCCGATGCCGACCTGATTCAGGAGGGCGAGGTGGTTAAGAAGTACGGTAAAATCGTCATCAGGGGAGACAACGTTCTGGCCATCTCCCCGGTTGAGCTTGAGTGA
- a CDS encoding tRNA (guanine(10)-N(2))-dimethyltransferase: MEFVEVREGLARILIPKANRIYDAPVFYNPVMRFNRDISTLAVRILGVKSVVDALSATGVRGIRYALETQVEEVWLNDINEDAFRLIVENVKRNIEIEPELTGRVAKFQGAKRITVTNDDANRVMANNFRHFEFVDLDPFGSPMEFLDTALRSVRRRGVLAITATDTGVLCGAYKHACRRKYLAEPIRRELCHEAGLRILIGAVVKYAAKYDLGVDVLLAYYRDHYFRAFLRLKSGAKKADDTLKRLGYVWQEKNGRFEYNDDFLPRRPGAHGPLWLGPLKNQAFVETLLSAVESVPLGDPRKTPKFLRTLAEELDVPFHYDTHALARRNNFQVGKLTGVIKELRDRGHRATRTHFSPTALKTDAPFEDVLDALRDLR, encoded by the coding sequence ATGGAGTTTGTTGAGGTGCGGGAAGGACTCGCGAGGATACTCATCCCAAAGGCCAACCGTATCTACGATGCGCCGGTCTTCTACAACCCCGTGATGAGATTTAACAGGGACATAAGCACGCTGGCGGTGCGAATCCTAGGCGTCAAGTCGGTTGTCGATGCCCTTTCTGCCACCGGAGTTAGGGGTATTCGATACGCGCTTGAGACGCAGGTTGAGGAGGTCTGGTTGAACGATATAAATGAAGACGCCTTCCGTTTGATAGTTGAGAACGTGAAGCGCAACATCGAGATCGAACCGGAATTAACGGGGAGAGTGGCCAAATTCCAGGGAGCAAAGAGGATTACCGTAACAAACGACGACGCCAACAGGGTGATGGCGAACAACTTCAGACACTTCGAGTTCGTTGATCTGGATCCATTTGGCTCGCCGATGGAGTTTCTGGACACCGCCCTTCGCTCTGTCAGGCGTAGGGGAGTTCTGGCGATTACAGCAACGGACACCGGCGTCCTGTGCGGGGCGTATAAACACGCCTGCAGGAGGAAATACCTCGCCGAGCCCATAAGGAGGGAGCTGTGTCACGAAGCAGGACTTAGGATACTGATAGGCGCTGTGGTAAAGTACGCCGCCAAATACGACCTTGGCGTTGATGTCCTTCTAGCGTACTACCGTGATCACTACTTCAGAGCCTTTCTAAGGCTGAAGAGCGGGGCAAAGAAAGCGGACGATACCCTGAAGCGGCTTGGTTATGTATGGCAGGAAAAAAATGGAAGGTTCGAGTACAATGATGACTTCCTCCCCAGGCGGCCCGGAGCCCACGGCCCGCTGTGGCTCGGTCCGCTGAAGAACCAGGCGTTTGTGGAGACCCTTCTCTCTGCCGTTGAGAGCGTCCCCCTCGGTGATCCCAGAAAAACCCCTAAGTTCCTCAGAACCTTGGCCGAAGAGCTGGACGTTCCGTTCCACTACGACACCCACGCCCTCGCGAGGAGGAACAACTTCCAAGTCGGAAAGCTCACGGGGGTCATCAAAGAACTGCGTGATAGGGGGCACAGGGCAACCAGGACGCATTTTTCACCGACAGCTCTGAAGACAGATGCACCGTTTGAAGATGTGCTGGACGCCTTGCGGGATCTTCGATGA
- the glyS gene encoding glycine--tRNA ligase, producing the protein MGEVDKYEILQDLMRRRGFAWGSFEIYGGSRGFYDYGPLGAAIKRKIERKVREAFQREGFFELETPDITPEKVFIASGHVEKFVDPLVECQKCGARFRADHIVEEALGIDTEGMSAEHLTQLIREHNIRCPECGGELGEVWYFNLMFETKIGPYGDQKGYLRPETAQGIFVNFKRLNAFARNRLPFGVFQIGKAYRNEISPRQGMLRLREFTQAEAEIFFNPKETEHPHFDEVKDEVLRLYPIEHQLKDLGMIELTAEDAVEKGYIMNTFFAYYMVMVKRTLLDIGIPEDKIRFRQQLPEERAHYSRDTWDAEIHSERFGWVECVGIANRGNYDLSKHMKMSGADLTVLIHYDEPRTVKHLKVSLNMKRVGPKLKKDAKRINELIQGWEEEKKHELVELLERGGNAIIEGHELEKDDFIIKEVEEKVTGEKIVPHVLEPSFGIDRPFYLLLENSLVVDEDRTYLKIKKDMAPIEVAVLPLVAKEPLKGMAYDILRTLQKVGFIAVYDEKDTVGRRYLRYDEIGTPYCVTIDNQTPEDNTVTIRDRDTREQIRVGIEELPGKLRELIFEE; encoded by the coding sequence ATGGGAGAGGTGGATAAGTACGAGATTCTCCAGGATTTGATGAGGAGAAGGGGGTTCGCCTGGGGTAGCTTTGAAATCTACGGCGGTTCACGCGGATTCTATGACTACGGCCCGCTCGGTGCGGCAATAAAACGTAAAATCGAGCGGAAGGTACGTGAGGCCTTCCAGAGGGAGGGTTTCTTCGAGCTGGAAACACCGGACATCACGCCGGAGAAGGTCTTCATAGCGAGCGGTCACGTTGAGAAGTTTGTGGATCCATTAGTGGAGTGTCAGAAGTGCGGGGCCCGCTTCAGGGCCGACCACATAGTGGAGGAAGCCCTTGGTATAGACACAGAAGGCATGAGCGCCGAGCACCTCACCCAGCTCATCCGGGAGCACAACATCCGGTGCCCGGAGTGCGGCGGTGAGCTCGGCGAGGTGTGGTACTTCAACCTCATGTTCGAAACCAAGATCGGCCCCTACGGTGACCAGAAGGGCTACTTGAGGCCCGAGACTGCACAGGGTATCTTCGTGAACTTCAAGAGGCTGAACGCCTTCGCGAGGAACCGGCTCCCCTTCGGCGTATTCCAGATAGGTAAAGCATACCGCAACGAGATTTCACCGAGGCAGGGGATGTTAAGGCTGAGGGAGTTCACCCAGGCGGAGGCGGAGATATTCTTCAACCCGAAGGAGACCGAACATCCGCACTTCGACGAGGTCAAGGACGAGGTTTTGAGGCTCTACCCGATAGAGCACCAGCTCAAGGACCTCGGCATGATTGAGCTTACTGCGGAGGATGCCGTGGAGAAGGGCTACATCATGAACACCTTCTTCGCCTACTACATGGTCATGGTCAAAAGAACGCTCCTCGACATCGGCATCCCCGAGGATAAGATACGCTTCCGCCAGCAGCTGCCGGAGGAGCGCGCTCACTATTCGCGCGACACATGGGACGCCGAGATACACAGCGAGCGCTTCGGCTGGGTGGAGTGCGTCGGAATAGCCAACCGCGGCAACTACGACCTGAGCAAGCACATGAAGATGAGTGGTGCTGACCTAACCGTCCTCATACACTACGATGAACCCAGAACAGTCAAGCACCTAAAAGTGAGCCTCAACATGAAGCGCGTCGGACCTAAGCTGAAGAAGGACGCCAAGAGGATAAACGAGCTTATCCAGGGCTGGGAAGAAGAAAAGAAGCACGAGCTGGTTGAACTCCTCGAAAGGGGCGGAAATGCTATCATCGAGGGCCACGAGCTGGAGAAGGATGACTTCATAATCAAGGAGGTCGAGGAGAAGGTAACGGGGGAGAAAATAGTGCCCCATGTTCTTGAACCCAGTTTCGGTATCGACAGGCCTTTCTACCTGCTCCTTGAGAACAGCCTCGTCGTAGATGAGGACAGGACGTACCTTAAGATCAAGAAGGATATGGCGCCGATCGAGGTCGCGGTTCTTCCTCTCGTCGCCAAGGAGCCGCTCAAAGGTATGGCCTACGATATCCTAAGAACCCTCCAGAAGGTGGGCTTCATAGCGGTCTACGACGAGAAGGACACCGTCGGCAGGCGCTACCTCCGCTACGACGAGATTGGAACCCCCTACTGCGTCACAATAGACAACCAGACTCCCGAGGACAACACCGTCACGATTCGCGATCGCGATACGAGGGAGCAGATAAGGGTGGGCATCGAGGAGCTGCCCGGGAAGCTCAGGGAGCTGATTTTCGAAGAGTAA
- a CDS encoding MATE family efflux transporter: protein MFQFNNTQRRIWSLAWPAIIANISQTMLNLVDTLMVGHVSALAIAAVGLGGQVSWFMFPIMMTVSVGTLALVARFVGARDFESAELVLEQSLYLAFILGVPVMLFGWFFGDDVLRIMGAKDALLSLADSYLKVVFLFYPIRFVLFTSNSALRGAGDTKTPMKVGILMNVLNATFDYLLIYGKLGFPRLGAVGAAWASGIGITTATVVVMILLLSGRLIIKFSPSWSFYPEMVGRIVRIGTPTLVERGLFSFYNFLYMSIVTRFGDVALAAHQIGLRVESIAYMPAFGFNVASSALVGQNLGAGRPEEAERTVKEAIKMVSLFMSAMAMVLILFPRYLVMPFLTSSDPNYGTVLHLASIYLLIVGISEIPLGWVFVLSGSLRGAGDTKSPMYVTAVSKLLFRIIPAYLLGFGFTIGPLSLEGMGVVAAWVAMSLETFTSAAMYWWIFRRGKWKYVKV, encoded by the coding sequence ATGTTTCAGTTTAATAATACCCAGCGGAGGATCTGGTCACTGGCATGGCCGGCTATAATAGCCAACATCTCCCAGACGATGCTCAACCTAGTAGACACGCTCATGGTTGGTCATGTGAGCGCCCTCGCTATAGCCGCCGTCGGCCTTGGCGGACAGGTCAGCTGGTTCATGTTTCCGATAATGATGACGGTCTCCGTGGGGACCCTGGCCCTCGTGGCGCGCTTCGTCGGGGCTAGGGACTTTGAGAGCGCCGAGTTGGTTCTTGAGCAGAGCCTCTACTTGGCGTTCATCCTCGGCGTCCCGGTTATGCTCTTTGGCTGGTTCTTCGGTGACGACGTGCTCAGGATAATGGGGGCGAAGGATGCGCTCCTGTCACTGGCCGACTCGTATCTCAAGGTTGTCTTTCTCTTTTACCCCATACGCTTTGTCCTGTTCACTTCAAACTCGGCACTTAGGGGTGCGGGAGATACAAAGACGCCCATGAAGGTTGGAATACTTATGAACGTTCTCAACGCCACCTTCGATTACCTCCTCATATACGGCAAGCTGGGGTTCCCAAGACTTGGGGCAGTTGGGGCCGCGTGGGCTTCTGGTATAGGGATAACGACGGCCACGGTCGTTGTGATGATTTTACTCCTCTCCGGAAGGCTGATAATAAAATTCTCGCCGAGCTGGAGCTTCTATCCGGAGATGGTCGGACGCATAGTGAGGATAGGGACTCCAACGCTCGTTGAAAGGGGTCTGTTCAGCTTTTACAACTTCCTCTACATGAGCATCGTCACGCGCTTTGGGGACGTGGCCCTGGCTGCCCACCAGATCGGTCTTAGGGTCGAAAGTATAGCGTATATGCCTGCCTTCGGTTTCAACGTTGCCTCCTCTGCCCTGGTGGGACAGAACCTCGGTGCCGGGCGACCTGAGGAAGCTGAGAGAACGGTAAAAGAGGCTATCAAGATGGTGTCCCTTTTTATGAGTGCCATGGCCATGGTTCTTATACTCTTTCCCCGCTATCTAGTGATGCCTTTCCTGACCTCCAGCGATCCAAACTATGGTACGGTTCTGCACCTCGCCTCAATATATCTCCTGATAGTCGGAATAAGCGAGATTCCCCTTGGATGGGTTTTCGTTTTAAGCGGCTCCCTGCGGGGTGCCGGCGACACCAAGAGTCCGATGTACGTGACGGCGGTCAGTAAACTTCTGTTCAGGATAATCCCTGCCTATCTGTTGGGATTTGGATTTACCATTGGGCCGCTGAGCCTTGAGGGCATGGGGGTTGTCGCGGCCTGGGTCGCGATGAGTCTGGAAACCTTCACGAGCGCCGCGATGTACTGGTGGATATTTAGGAGGGGCAAGTGGAAGTACGTGAAAGTCTGA
- a CDS encoding HAD family hydrolase — protein sequence MTVYLFDFDGTLVDSTGAVEKALRLAIEKTVPAVIESDLYDEYYKALFLFIKGRLTYRHLGVIHELVAQGTIHEYYSLMPRFIRDFPHARRVVRKLRRRGRTVISFSGEHTYPGGKVLFLKKTGWYDEFDEIITFKGTRDMLQKFGTVRELYPDCPVVWIDDSPSRFTYILDENALLVQKASPYKSDVALLFERDNFIKITSLRELLEVDDSLTEFGDGTGDQCTGSQRGLLG from the coding sequence ATGACCGTCTATCTTTTTGACTTTGATGGAACGCTCGTTGACAGCACAGGGGCCGTTGAGAAAGCCCTTCGCCTCGCTATCGAAAAGACGGTTCCTGCAGTTATAGAGAGCGATCTATACGACGAGTACTACAAGGCGCTCTTCCTCTTCATAAAGGGAAGGCTGACGTACCGCCATCTGGGGGTCATTCATGAGCTCGTGGCCCAGGGCACTATACACGAGTACTACAGTCTGATGCCCCGCTTCATCAGGGACTTCCCCCATGCGCGAAGGGTTGTGAGGAAGCTGCGGAGGAGGGGAAGAACCGTGATCTCCTTCTCGGGCGAACACACGTACCCAGGAGGTAAAGTACTCTTCCTCAAGAAAACCGGCTGGTACGACGAGTTTGATGAGATAATAACCTTCAAGGGCACCAGAGATATGCTCCAGAAATTCGGGACGGTGAGGGAGCTTTATCCCGATTGCCCGGTTGTCTGGATTGACGACAGCCCGAGTAGATTTACGTACATCCTGGATGAAAACGCCCTCCTCGTCCAAAAGGCCTCCCCCTACAAGAGCGATGTTGCCCTCCTCTTTGAAAGGGACAACTTCATCAAGATAACAAGCCTGAGGGAGCTCCTTGAAGTCGACGACAGCCTTACGGAGTTTGGGGATGGAACAGGAGATCAGTGCACCGGCTCACAAAGAGGCTTGCTGGGGTAA
- a CDS encoding 50S ribosomal protein L37e has translation MGSGTEPKGRRNHTPTHIRCRRCGRRAFNVQKGYCAACGFGRSRRMRKYSWSHKWKKKRNLAY, from the coding sequence ATGGGAAGCGGAACAGAGCCGAAGGGAAGGAGGAATCACACTCCAACTCACATACGGTGCAGGCGCTGCGGTAGGCGCGCCTTTAACGTCCAGAAGGGCTACTGCGCCGCCTGCGGCTTCGGCAGGAGCAGGCGCATGAGGAAGTACAGCTGGTCCCACAAGTGGAAGAAGAAGAGGAACCTCGCGTACTGA